The Manduca sexta isolate Smith_Timp_Sample1 chromosome 17, JHU_Msex_v1.0, whole genome shotgun sequence genome includes a window with the following:
- the LOC115448060 gene encoding UDP-glucosyltransferase 2 isoform X1: MLRIAWVLVLVVVCDGSRVLVVSPVPSRTHAVLTDSLVEILLNAGHEVTYVSNYSKLKSSERLICINISSVDHEDTDVVNSGTLSLMQDQPPYQLLEEGVEHAQRLLRHQLVQNLLLDTNVGYDAVVAEWYYSGLLAPLAALYECPLIWYSTLDPNWMTLQLVHGQTNPAYAVDFQARNVASPPYTITSRLQRLGRQIYMSARMFYTMHYVETPIYDELYRPLLKLHDRIPSDYESLVYNGSLLLVNSHPLVGQTLPLPANVKYVGGHHLEEPTKPLPQKLQAILDSAKHGVILFSLRSHARSQDLIHHVKYQLLQMFEQLEQTVIWTIDKKLDNLPENVFTFRWVPQTSILNHSNTILFINNGGLTSLIEATYYGVPVIGIPLVGDQFVNIDLAQARDRAIIVNYSEYLAYTLKSAINEILGNNSYRINAKAGAELFQNRIATPQQELLYYINLVISTKGASHLRSRALELSTVQRLYLDVVILLLLVLWFLSKVLKVIQVHMKAEDEDKKNN, from the exons ATGTTGCGAATTGCGTGGGTTTTGGTGCTGGTGGTAGTGTGTGATGGGAGTAGGGTGCTGGTGGTGTCTCCTGTGCCGAGCCGCACTCATGCTGTACTTACTGACTCACTGGTGGAGATTCTGCTAAATGCTGGACATGAG gtgACGTATGTATCGAATTACTCTAAGCTGAAGAGTAGCGAACGACTCATTTGCATCAACATCAGCTCAGTGGACCATGAAGATACAG ATGTAGTGAATTCGGGAACACTAAGTCTGATGCAAGATCAGCCGCCTTATCAATTGCTAGAGGAGGGTGTGGAACACGCACAACGTCTTCTACGTCATCAGTTGGTCCAGAATCTACTGTTAGATACTAACGTTGGTTATGATGCAGTCGTTGCCGAGTGGTACTACAGTGGTCTTTTGGCACC GTTAGCAGCTCTATACGAGTGCCCATTAATATGGTACAGCACTTTAGACCCCAACTGGATGACATTGCAGCTGGTGCATGGGCAAACAAATCCGGCATATGCCGTCGACTTCCAAGCAAGGAATGTCGCATCTCCGCCCTATACCATAACTTCAAGATTGCAAAGGCTGGGGCGGCAAATATATATGTCTGCGAGGATGTT ctaCACAATGCATTATGTAGAAACTCCAATATACGACGAGCTATACCGTCCTCTTTTGAAACTTCATGATCGAATACCATCAGATTATGAGTCGCTCGTCTACAATGGTTCGTTGTTGTTAGTCAACTCGCATCCTCTTGTGGGACAGACCTTGCCATTGCCTGCTAATGTGAAGTATGTTGGTGGACACCACTTAGAGGAACCCACAAAGCCACTCCCACAG AAATTGCAAGCCATACTGGACAGCGCCAAACATGGAGTAATACTATTCAGCTTACGATCGCACGCGAGGAGCCAGGACTTGATTCATCACGTAAAATATCAGCTGCTGCAGATGTTCGAGCAACTGGAACAGACCGTCATCTGGACTATTGACAAGAAGCTGGACAACTTGCCCGAGAATGTGTTCACCTTCAGATGGGTGCCGCAAACCAGCATATTGa ATCACTCGAACACGATACTTTTTATCAACAACGGAGGATTAACTTCTCTCATAGAAGCCACTTACTACGGAGTTCCAGTGATCGGTATCCCACTCGTTGGAGACCAGTTCGTTAATATCGACTTGGCGCAGGCCAGAGACAGGGCtattatagttaattattcTGAATACCTGGCCTATACTTTGAAAAGTGCTATCAATGAAATTCTTGGGAATAACAG CTACCGGATCAACGCAAAAGCAGGTGCTGAATTATTCCAGAACAGAATAGCAACTCCTCAACAAGAGTTACTCTACTACATCAATCTGGTAATCAGCACGAAAGGAGCCTCTCACCTACGCTCAAGGGCTCTCGAACTCTCTACCGTACAGCGATTGTATCTAGACGtcgtaatattactattattagtgCTATGGTTCCTTTCaaaagttttaaaagtaattcaaGTCCACATGAAAGCGGAAGATGAAGACAAGAAAAATAACTAG
- the LOC115448060 gene encoding UDP-glucosyltransferase 2 isoform X2, whose translation MQDQPPYQLLEEGVEHAQRLLRHQLVQNLLLDTNVGYDAVVAEWYYSGLLAPLAALYECPLIWYSTLDPNWMTLQLVHGQTNPAYAVDFQARNVASPPYTITSRLQRLGRQIYMSARMFYTMHYVETPIYDELYRPLLKLHDRIPSDYESLVYNGSLLLVNSHPLVGQTLPLPANVKYVGGHHLEEPTKPLPQKLQAILDSAKHGVILFSLRSHARSQDLIHHVKYQLLQMFEQLEQTVIWTIDKKLDNLPENVFTFRWVPQTSILNHSNTILFINNGGLTSLIEATYYGVPVIGIPLVGDQFVNIDLAQARDRAIIVNYSEYLAYTLKSAINEILGNNSYRINAKAGAELFQNRIATPQQELLYYINLVISTKGASHLRSRALELSTVQRLYLDVVILLLLVLWFLSKVLKVIQVHMKAEDEDKKNN comes from the exons ATGCAAGATCAGCCGCCTTATCAATTGCTAGAGGAGGGTGTGGAACACGCACAACGTCTTCTACGTCATCAGTTGGTCCAGAATCTACTGTTAGATACTAACGTTGGTTATGATGCAGTCGTTGCCGAGTGGTACTACAGTGGTCTTTTGGCACC GTTAGCAGCTCTATACGAGTGCCCATTAATATGGTACAGCACTTTAGACCCCAACTGGATGACATTGCAGCTGGTGCATGGGCAAACAAATCCGGCATATGCCGTCGACTTCCAAGCAAGGAATGTCGCATCTCCGCCCTATACCATAACTTCAAGATTGCAAAGGCTGGGGCGGCAAATATATATGTCTGCGAGGATGTT ctaCACAATGCATTATGTAGAAACTCCAATATACGACGAGCTATACCGTCCTCTTTTGAAACTTCATGATCGAATACCATCAGATTATGAGTCGCTCGTCTACAATGGTTCGTTGTTGTTAGTCAACTCGCATCCTCTTGTGGGACAGACCTTGCCATTGCCTGCTAATGTGAAGTATGTTGGTGGACACCACTTAGAGGAACCCACAAAGCCACTCCCACAG AAATTGCAAGCCATACTGGACAGCGCCAAACATGGAGTAATACTATTCAGCTTACGATCGCACGCGAGGAGCCAGGACTTGATTCATCACGTAAAATATCAGCTGCTGCAGATGTTCGAGCAACTGGAACAGACCGTCATCTGGACTATTGACAAGAAGCTGGACAACTTGCCCGAGAATGTGTTCACCTTCAGATGGGTGCCGCAAACCAGCATATTGa ATCACTCGAACACGATACTTTTTATCAACAACGGAGGATTAACTTCTCTCATAGAAGCCACTTACTACGGAGTTCCAGTGATCGGTATCCCACTCGTTGGAGACCAGTTCGTTAATATCGACTTGGCGCAGGCCAGAGACAGGGCtattatagttaattattcTGAATACCTGGCCTATACTTTGAAAAGTGCTATCAATGAAATTCTTGGGAATAACAG CTACCGGATCAACGCAAAAGCAGGTGCTGAATTATTCCAGAACAGAATAGCAACTCCTCAACAAGAGTTACTCTACTACATCAATCTGGTAATCAGCACGAAAGGAGCCTCTCACCTACGCTCAAGGGCTCTCGAACTCTCTACCGTACAGCGATTGTATCTAGACGtcgtaatattactattattagtgCTATGGTTCCTTTCaaaagttttaaaagtaattcaaGTCCACATGAAAGCGGAAGATGAAGACAAGAAAAATAACTAG